From Pseudonocardia autotrophica, one genomic window encodes:
- a CDS encoding acyl carrier protein, whose translation MTTPARLDVPRFTALLRDELGLDLTDRDLDTPFDRLAGWDSVMLLRLLGAAEPLTGRRAPMIEVLEATDLRGVHLALIR comes from the coding sequence GTGACCACACCTGCCCGGCTCGACGTCCCCCGTTTCACCGCGCTGCTGCGCGACGAGCTCGGACTCGACCTCACCGACCGCGACCTCGACACCCCGTTCGACCGGCTCGCCGGCTGGGACTCGGTGATGCTGCTGCGGCTGCTCGGCGCCGCCGAGCCGCTGACCGGCCGCCGGGCCCCGATGATCGAGGTCCTGGAGGCGACCGACCTGCGCGGGGTGCACCTCGCGCTGATCCGGTGA
- a CDS encoding alpha/beta fold hydrolase produces MTATAHRGAPAADAHHPPEPPEPAEVVELARLHAGAQGISRAAFDTVVGSIGSIGDAAGSIGDGGGWAAAWARVGDRKAAAGLPLDACRHHAMARWPYPADPAGARSAIECVRTFDIWRRRAGGIDRLDLDLPGGRVGCWTTGLDPAVDPPPGPSRPLVLVLGGIVSIKEQWAPLLTGMRRLGLPVVVTELPSVGENTVRYGPAATDLIPQLLDRLGPHACRRGVHVIGLSFGGHLALAAAPDDPRIASILTVGAPVHRLFADRALWPLLPRTTTATLEHLTGTRGADTPALLSSMALSPDALGRVRIPVRYVASRRDEIVPRSEWELLARHLPDLEWVEFDDVHGAPAHLADTRLWLVTRLLRQCGDRRAAVPGALLALRGRAGRGGRTSTRTVRNRS; encoded by the coding sequence ATGACCGCCACCGCCCACCGCGGGGCACCGGCAGCCGATGCCCACCACCCACCCGAGCCGCCCGAGCCGGCAGAGGTCGTCGAGCTGGCCCGGCTGCACGCCGGCGCCCAGGGCATCTCCCGCGCCGCGTTCGACACCGTCGTCGGCTCCATCGGCTCCATCGGCGACGCGGCCGGCTCCATCGGCGACGGGGGCGGCTGGGCCGCCGCCTGGGCCCGCGTCGGCGACCGGAAGGCGGCGGCCGGGCTCCCCCTGGACGCCTGCCGGCACCACGCGATGGCCCGCTGGCCCTATCCGGCCGATCCGGCCGGTGCCCGGTCGGCGATCGAGTGCGTGCGCACCTTCGACATCTGGCGCCGGCGGGCCGGCGGCATCGACCGGCTGGACCTCGATCTGCCGGGCGGCCGGGTCGGCTGCTGGACCACCGGGCTCGACCCGGCGGTGGACCCGCCACCGGGACCGTCCCGGCCGCTCGTGCTCGTGCTCGGCGGGATCGTCAGCATCAAGGAGCAGTGGGCGCCGCTGCTCACCGGGATGCGGCGCCTCGGGCTCCCGGTCGTCGTCACGGAGCTGCCGTCGGTCGGGGAGAACACCGTCCGCTACGGGCCCGCCGCCACCGACCTGATCCCGCAGCTGCTCGATCGGCTGGGCCCGCACGCCTGCCGGCGCGGGGTGCACGTGATCGGGCTCAGCTTCGGTGGCCACCTGGCGCTCGCCGCGGCACCGGACGACCCGCGGATCGCCTCGATCCTCACCGTCGGGGCGCCGGTGCACCGGCTGTTCGCCGATCGCGCGCTGTGGCCGCTGCTGCCCCGCACCACCACCGCGACCCTCGAACACCTGACCGGGACCCGCGGCGCCGACACCCCCGCGCTGCTGTCGTCGATGGCGCTGTCCCCGGACGCGCTGGGGCGGGTGCGGATCCCGGTCCGCTACGTCGCGAGCCGGCGCGACGAGATCGTCCCCCGCTCCGAGTGGGAGCTGCTCGCCCGGCACCTCCCCGATCTCGAGTGGGTCGAGTTCGACGACGTCCACGGTGCGCCCGCGCACCTGGCCGACACCCGGTTGTGGCTCGTCACCCGGCTGCTGCGGCAGTGCGGGGACCGGCGGGCCGCGGTCCCGGGCGCCCTGCTGGCCCTGCGTGGACGCGCGGGCCGGGGCGGACGTACCAGCACCCGAACCGTGAGGAACCGATCATGA
- a CDS encoding 4'-phosphopantetheinyl transferase family protein gives MRASAPLPAAPDRPARWTALRRVLDHTGHLVLYLPAGYWPRGAELLSLARRLLPEARDGRAGLARGRYRRPYLVDLRTAAPLPVDVNLSHSGDLVVVGVSRTARIGVDAERTDRTIATGPTMLARFCDPAERAWLATLDPGARVAEIARLWTCKEATAKADGRGLGLDLRTVRVGGVPDPPVHAHPVELRPGDRYWVATALLTDPPPVHGRTREEPT, from the coding sequence GTGAGGGCGAGCGCGCCGCTGCCCGCCGCCCCCGACCGGCCCGCCCGGTGGACGGCGCTGCGCCGGGTCCTCGACCACACCGGGCACCTGGTGCTGTACCTGCCCGCCGGGTACTGGCCGCGCGGCGCGGAGCTGCTGTCGCTGGCCCGGCGGCTGCTCCCCGAGGCCCGCGACGGTCGTGCCGGGCTGGCCAGGGGCCGCTACCGCCGCCCGTACCTGGTCGATCTGCGCACGGCGGCACCACTGCCGGTGGACGTGAACCTGTCGCACAGCGGTGATCTGGTCGTCGTCGGGGTGAGCCGGACCGCACGGATCGGGGTCGACGCCGAGCGGACCGATCGGACGATCGCCACCGGGCCGACGATGCTGGCGCGGTTCTGCGACCCGGCCGAGCGGGCCTGGCTCGCGACCCTCGACCCCGGCGCGCGGGTCGCCGAGATCGCCCGGTTGTGGACCTGCAAGGAGGCGACGGCCAAGGCCGACGGCCGCGGACTCGGCCTGGACCTGCGGACGGTCCGGGTCGGCGGGGTGCCGGATCCGCCGGTGCACGCGCACCCGGTCGAGCTCCGCCCCGGCGACCGGTACTGGGTCGCGACCGCTCTGCTCACCGATCCGCCGCCGGTCCACGGCCGCACCCGGGAGGAACCGACATGA
- a CDS encoding FAD-dependent oxidoreductase: MDDDTTDGTAHETEHEMDDTTPAPERTDVCVIGGGPAGLSLALGLARDGHRVTVLEQSARFDRSFRGESLSPDGVWLLDRLGVLDTIGERGALTVQRLEISEGGTTVFATEFEQFRFPRRFPMEIPQPTLLRALAEAAAEYPGFTLQHGCTALELLESDGVVTGVRYRGPDGPRELTAALVVGADGRYSKVRTMSGLDATIRPLDRDVVWLRLPRPDGWDPAAYRIRLDRARHALFIPTYPDDIRIGFNIPKGGLKELRRSGIGELHRRIDELAPELAGPLRDTVTGWAGTTVLDIFTATVPRWSRPGLVLIGDSAHTLTPILGQGVNHALIDGHTLAGLLAAPLRAAGERRRALVDTALLRFQDERENAVRVSRGLQLRQERAFTFGSRAAVAARSGLYRALGSSPYLQRRMLGSAYFQLQRELAA; the protein is encoded by the coding sequence ATGGACGACGACACGACTGACGGCACGGCGCACGAGACGGAGCACGAGATGGACGACACGACCCCCGCCCCGGAACGGACCGACGTCTGCGTGATCGGTGGCGGCCCGGCCGGCCTGTCGCTGGCACTGGGCCTGGCCCGGGACGGGCACCGGGTGACGGTGCTGGAGCAGTCGGCGCGCTTCGACCGCTCGTTCCGCGGCGAGTCGCTCTCCCCGGACGGCGTGTGGCTGCTGGACCGGCTCGGTGTCCTGGACACCATCGGTGAGCGCGGCGCGCTCACCGTGCAGCGGCTGGAGATCTCCGAGGGCGGCACGACCGTGTTCGCCACCGAGTTCGAGCAGTTCCGGTTCCCGCGCCGGTTCCCGATGGAGATCCCGCAGCCGACGCTGCTCCGGGCGCTCGCCGAGGCCGCCGCCGAGTACCCGGGTTTCACCCTGCAGCACGGCTGCACCGCGCTCGAGCTGCTCGAGTCCGACGGTGTGGTGACCGGGGTCCGCTACCGCGGACCGGACGGGCCACGGGAGTTGACGGCCGCGCTGGTGGTCGGCGCCGACGGGCGCTACAGCAAGGTCCGCACGATGTCCGGGCTGGACGCCACGATCCGCCCGCTGGACCGCGACGTCGTCTGGCTCCGGCTCCCGCGCCCCGACGGCTGGGATCCGGCCGCCTACCGCATCCGGCTCGACCGGGCCCGGCACGCCCTGTTCATCCCGACCTACCCCGACGACATCAGGATCGGGTTCAACATCCCCAAGGGCGGCCTGAAAGAGCTGCGGCGCAGCGGAATCGGTGAGCTCCACCGGCGGATCGACGAGCTCGCACCCGAGCTCGCCGGCCCGTTGCGCGACACCGTCACCGGCTGGGCCGGGACGACGGTGCTGGACATCTTCACCGCGACCGTGCCCCGCTGGTCCCGCCCCGGGCTGGTGCTGATCGGCGACTCCGCGCACACCCTGACCCCGATCCTCGGGCAGGGCGTCAACCACGCCCTGATCGACGGGCACACCCTCGCCGGCCTGCTGGCCGCTCCGCTGCGTGCCGCCGGTGAGCGTCGACGGGCGCTGGTGGACACCGCGTTGCTGCGCTTCCAGGACGAGCGGGAGAACGCGGTGCGCGTCTCCCGCGGCCTGCAGCTGCGCCAGGAGCGTGCCTTCACCTTCGGCTCCCGGGCCGCGGTCGCCGCCCGCAGCGGGCTGTACCGTGCGCTCGGCAGCAGCCCGTACCTGCAGCGGCGGATGCTGGGCAGCGCCTACTTCCAGCTCCAGCGCGAGCTGGCCGCCTGA
- a CDS encoding 2-oxo acid dehydrogenase subunit E2, with amino-acid sequence MTVVVPFPRERRHTLHFLHALRAVSPVHLDTEVDVSALQQYRAGRPGAPSVLVHVLQAVGTVLAGHPDANAAITGPGWAPRIVRYAHVDAKVTLDRRIGDTRAVVSAVVPDVDVASRSFLQARLARLRESAPETLPETAGVRLLSRVPVPVGRWLFAAATRGPGRHRRLGTVSVTSLGHRRVQRFFSCGGTAVTVGVGRVADRPVAREGRVCVVPVLPLSLTFDHRVLDGALAADVLDDLVSVLEATPEPEPGP; translated from the coding sequence GTGACGGTGGTCGTACCGTTCCCCCGGGAGCGGCGGCACACCCTGCACTTCCTGCACGCCCTGCGGGCGGTGAGCCCGGTGCACCTCGACACCGAGGTCGACGTCTCCGCCCTGCAGCAATACCGGGCCGGGCGCCCGGGCGCGCCGTCGGTGCTGGTCCACGTGCTGCAGGCGGTCGGGACGGTGCTCGCCGGGCACCCGGACGCCAACGCCGCGATCACCGGGCCCGGCTGGGCACCACGGATCGTGCGCTACGCCCACGTCGACGCCAAGGTGACCCTCGACCGGCGGATCGGGGACACCCGCGCGGTGGTCAGCGCCGTCGTCCCGGACGTCGACGTCGCCTCCCGCTCGTTCCTGCAGGCCCGGCTGGCCCGGCTGCGCGAGAGCGCCCCGGAGACGCTGCCGGAGACCGCCGGGGTCCGGCTGCTGTCCCGGGTGCCGGTGCCGGTCGGCCGATGGTTGTTCGCGGCCGCGACCCGCGGTCCGGGGCGGCACCGGCGGCTGGGGACCGTCTCGGTCACCTCGCTCGGGCACCGGCGGGTGCAGCGCTTCTTCTCCTGCGGCGGTACCGCCGTCACCGTCGGGGTGGGCCGGGTCGCCGACCGCCCGGTCGCCCGGGAGGGCCGGGTGTGTGTGGTGCCGGTGCTGCCGCTGTCGCTGACCTTCGACCATCGGGTGCTCGACGGCGCGCTGGCCGCGGACGTCCTCGACGACCTGGTCTCGGTGCTGGAGGCCACGCCGGAACCGGAGCCGGGGCCGTGA
- a CDS encoding HAD-IIIC family phosphatase, with the protein MSAAVENSPQDELARADAAGLVARWPELPALLATADPATVRRIGARLATVAPDDVLAAHPRARELPVTVTGSSTLAPLVPALTGELARHGFLARIALGDPGGYALALAADPAPHSTTLCLLDAGAVFDRFGDEPWLVADVEQAADAVRAELTAAAARHAAAGATLVLSTPPLWSSWPDRVLDLRERARLGAVWRRFTADLLDLGGPDGPDGTYVIDTDPIAGDTGPARDARLERYTHVAFTDPWLSALARRFGHLLRGLHGTPRKCLVLDLDGTLWGGTLAETGPDGLDMAEGFRGEAHRAFQRTVAHLGRQGVLLAVCSKNDPDEVAAVLAEHPDLLVRADALTAVAASWDPKPDAIGRIAQSIGIGTDSLVLVDDNRSETGSVRERFPEIVTVDVDADDPAGHVGALLADGWFDSPAITDEDRERAGRYRTEARRAEFRAGVDGVEEYLAGLGTRLEVFVPGPADVARVAQLTRRTNQFNLTTVRLDDRSVHDRLADPQELTVAVQVGDRFGDHGLIGAAFARWSGTGPERTLRIENLVMSCRVLGRGVESAWIAELLRHAADGGATAVLAGYRPSPRNARVRELWPDHGFVADGTGPDDELRFRHPLDPLPGTPPHVHVRATLPAPTGGSR; encoded by the coding sequence GTGAGCGCCGCCGTCGAGAACTCCCCGCAGGACGAGCTCGCCCGCGCCGACGCCGCCGGGCTCGTCGCGCGCTGGCCGGAGCTGCCCGCCCTGCTGGCCACCGCCGATCCGGCGACGGTGCGCCGGATCGGCGCCCGACTGGCCACGGTCGCCCCGGACGACGTGCTCGCCGCGCACCCGCGGGCCAGGGAACTGCCGGTGACCGTCACCGGCAGCTCCACCCTCGCACCGCTCGTCCCGGCGCTGACCGGTGAGCTGGCACGGCACGGATTCCTGGCCCGGATCGCGCTGGGTGACCCGGGCGGCTACGCGCTGGCACTCGCCGCCGATCCCGCACCGCACTCCACGACGCTGTGCCTGCTCGACGCCGGCGCGGTGTTCGACCGGTTCGGCGACGAGCCCTGGCTGGTCGCCGACGTCGAACAGGCCGCCGACGCGGTACGCGCCGAGCTCACGGCGGCCGCGGCCCGGCACGCCGCCGCCGGGGCCACACTGGTGCTCAGCACGCCGCCGCTCTGGTCGAGCTGGCCCGACCGGGTACTGGACCTGCGTGAACGCGCCCGGCTGGGCGCGGTGTGGCGGCGGTTCACCGCCGATCTCCTCGACCTCGGCGGCCCGGACGGGCCGGACGGCACCTACGTGATCGACACCGATCCGATCGCCGGTGACACCGGCCCGGCGCGGGACGCCCGGCTGGAGCGCTACACCCACGTCGCCTTCACCGACCCGTGGCTGTCCGCGCTGGCCCGCCGGTTCGGGCACCTGCTGCGGGGGCTGCACGGCACCCCGCGCAAGTGCCTCGTCCTCGACCTGGACGGCACGCTGTGGGGCGGCACGCTCGCCGAGACCGGCCCGGACGGGCTGGACATGGCCGAGGGCTTCCGCGGCGAGGCGCATCGCGCGTTCCAACGGACGGTCGCCCACCTCGGCCGGCAGGGCGTGCTGCTGGCGGTGTGCAGCAAGAACGACCCGGACGAGGTCGCCGCCGTCCTCGCCGAGCACCCCGATCTGCTGGTGCGCGCGGACGCGCTGACCGCGGTCGCCGCGAGCTGGGACCCGAAACCCGACGCGATCGGCCGGATCGCGCAGAGCATCGGCATCGGCACCGACAGCCTGGTGCTGGTCGACGACAACCGGTCCGAGACCGGCTCGGTGCGCGAGCGCTTCCCCGAGATCGTCACCGTGGACGTCGACGCCGACGACCCGGCGGGACACGTCGGGGCGCTGCTCGCCGACGGCTGGTTCGACTCACCGGCGATCACCGACGAGGACCGGGAACGCGCCGGGCGCTACCGCACCGAGGCCCGGCGCGCCGAGTTCCGGGCCGGTGTCGACGGCGTCGAGGAGTACCTGGCCGGGCTCGGGACCCGGCTCGAGGTCTTCGTGCCCGGCCCCGCCGACGTCGCCAGGGTCGCCCAGCTGACCCGGCGGACCAACCAGTTCAACCTGACGACCGTCCGGCTCGACGACCGGTCGGTGCACGACCGGCTCGCCGATCCGCAGGAGCTCACCGTCGCCGTCCAGGTCGGCGACCGGTTCGGTGACCACGGCCTGATCGGGGCCGCCTTCGCCCGCTGGTCCGGTACCGGACCGGAGCGGACGCTGCGGATCGAGAACCTGGTCATGTCCTGCCGGGTGCTCGGCCGCGGCGTCGAGTCCGCCTGGATCGCCGAGCTGCTCCGGCACGCCGCGGACGGCGGTGCCACCGCCGTGCTCGCCGGCTACCGGCCATCGCCACGCAACGCGCGGGTCCGGGAGCTCTGGCCGGATCACGGGTTCGTCGCGGACGGCACCGGGCCGGACGACGAGCTGCGGTTCCGGCACCCGCTGGATCCGCTGCCCGGCACACCACCGCACGTGCACGTCCGCGCCACCCTGCCCGCACCGACCGGAGGTTCCCGGTGA
- a CDS encoding thioesterase II family protein, producing MTASVVSTPPIRVTGGAAPDRPALVCLHHAGGSAAAFRDWDAALPGVEVHAVELPGHGVRAAEPAEQDLHRLLDRLDTELGPLLDSRPHVLFGHSMGGLLGYHLSSRRVLRGDRPASALLVAAYSAPHLARPAITGIDLDSVDDLALARHLAGIGGIPAALLRRPEWLPALLGPARADLRVCAGHRYRPGPPLPVPVHAFAGRTDPLVPVSAMAGWAAHTDAGFELTVLPGGHFLVQDEQAGLLPAVATALTGAATAAGTPV from the coding sequence ATGACCGCCTCCGTCGTCAGCACGCCGCCGATCCGGGTCACCGGCGGCGCGGCACCGGACCGGCCCGCACTCGTCTGCCTGCACCACGCCGGGGGCAGTGCCGCCGCGTTCCGCGACTGGGACGCCGCGCTGCCCGGCGTCGAGGTGCACGCCGTCGAGCTTCCCGGTCACGGCGTGCGGGCCGCCGAACCCGCCGAGCAGGACCTGCACCGGCTGCTCGACCGGCTCGACACCGAGCTCGGGCCACTGCTCGACAGCCGGCCGCACGTGCTGTTCGGGCACTCGATGGGCGGGCTGCTCGGCTATCACCTGTCCAGCAGGCGGGTGCTGCGCGGCGACCGGCCGGCGTCCGCGCTGCTCGTCGCGGCCTATTCCGCGCCGCACCTGGCCCGCCCCGCGATCACCGGGATCGACCTGGACTCGGTCGACGACCTGGCGCTCGCCCGGCATCTCGCCGGGATCGGCGGGATCCCGGCCGCGCTGCTGCGCCGGCCCGAGTGGCTGCCGGCGCTGCTCGGACCGGCCCGGGCCGACCTGCGGGTCTGTGCCGGGCACCGGTACCGGCCCGGCCCGCCGCTGCCGGTCCCGGTGCACGCCTTCGCCGGCCGCACCGATCCGCTGGTGCCGGTGTCGGCGATGGCCGGCTGGGCCGCGCACACGGACGCCGGATTCGAGCTGACCGTGCTGCCCGGCGGCCACTTCCTGGTCCAGGACGAGCAGGCCGGTCTGCTCCCGGCCGTCGCCACCGCACTCACCGGCGCCGCGACGGCCGCCGGCACACCCGTCTGA